The nucleotide sequence TAAAACCAGAAGATACTGAAATGTTAAAGAAAATAGCAATGACTGCTATAACAGGTAAAGGAGCAGAAAAAGCAAGAGGACAGTTAGCTGAAATTGTTGTAGAAGCTGTTAAAGCAGTTGTTGATGAAGAAACTGGAAAAGTTGATAAAGATTTAATTAAAGTTGAGAAGAAAGAAGGAGCTCCAATTGAAGAAACTAAGTTAATTAGAGGGGTTGTTATTGACAAAGAAAGAGTTAACCCTCAAATGCCAAAGAAAGTTGAAAATGCAAAAATTGCATTGTTAAACTGCCCAATTGAAGTTAAAGAAACAGAAACTGATGCAGAAATAAGAATAACTGACCCAGCTAAATTAATGGAATTCATCGAGCAAGAAGAGAAAATGATTAGAGACATGGTTGAGAAGATTGCGGCTACAGGAGCTAATGTAGTCTTCTGTCAAAAAGGAATTGATGACTTAGCTCAGCACTACTTAGCTAAGAAGGGAATCTTAGCAGTAAGAAGAGTTAAGAAATCAGATATGGAGAAATTAGCTAAAGCAACAGGTGCAAGAATCGTTACAAAGATTGATGACTTAACACCAGAAGACTTAGGAGAAGCAGGATTAGTTGAAGAGAGAAAAGTTGCTGGAGATGCAATGATCTTTGTTGAACAGTGCAAACATCCAAAAGCTGTAACAATCTTAGCAAGAGGTTCAACAGAGCACGTTGTTGAAGAAGTAGCAAGAGCTATTGATGACGCTATTGGAGTAGTTAAGTGTGCATTAGAAGAAGGTAAGATTGTTGCTGGTGGAGGTGCTACTGAAATAGAATTAGCTAAGAGATTAAGAAAATTCGCTGAAACTGTTGCTGGAAGAGAGCAGTTAGCAGTTAAAGCGTTTGCTG is from Methanocaldococcus sp. and encodes:
- the thsA gene encoding thermosome subunit alpha; this translates as MAMAGTPIVVLPQNVKRYVGKDAQRMNILAGRIIAETVRTTLGPKGMDKMLVDELGDIVVTNDGVTILKEMSVEHPAAKMLIEVAKTQEKEVGDGTTTAVVIAGELLRKAEELLDQNIHPSVIINGYEMARNKAVEELQKIAKEVKPEDTEMLKKIAMTAITGKGAEKARGQLAEIVVEAVKAVVDEETGKVDKDLIKVEKKEGAPIEETKLIRGVVIDKERVNPQMPKKVENAKIALLNCPIEVKETETDAEIRITDPAKLMEFIEQEEKMIRDMVEKIAATGANVVFCQKGIDDLAQHYLAKKGILAVRRVKKSDMEKLAKATGARIVTKIDDLTPEDLGEAGLVEERKVAGDAMIFVEQCKHPKAVTILARGSTEHVVEEVARAIDDAIGVVKCALEEGKIVAGGGATEIELAKRLRKFAETVAGREQLAVKAFADALEIIPRTLAENSGLDPIDMLVKLRAAHEKEGGEVYGLDVFEGEVVDMLERGVVEPLKVKTQAIDSATEASVMLLRIDDVIAAEKTKEEKGEGGGMGEEESEF